One stretch of Arthrobacter polaris DNA includes these proteins:
- a CDS encoding peroxiredoxin, whose protein sequence is MKTNEVVADFALPDQNGDMRKLSELTADGPVVIFFXPLAGSGGCTKEACHFRDLQSEFAAAGASIVGISTDSEAKQLDFASKXSFNYXLLSDKKGEVADLFGVRRRLLAKSLPTKRATFIVDAKMLLRFAVSSETNMNLHADQALAALAEMS, encoded by the coding sequence ATGAAGACTAATGAAGTGGTGGCTGATTTTGCTTTACCCGACCAAAACGGGGACATGCGCAAACTTTCTGAACTGACGGCTGACGGGCCGGTGGTCATTTTCTTTNATCCCTTAGCTGGTAGCGGTGGCTGTACCAAGGAAGCCTGCCATTTCCGTGATCTGCAGAGCGAATTTGCGGCCGCCGGTGCCTCCATTGTGGGCATCAGTACTGATTCAGAGGCTAAGCAGCTGGACTTTGCGAGCAAANATAGCTTCAACTACNCCCTGCTCAGCGATAAGAAGGGTGAGGTGGCAGATTTGTTTGGGGTTCGGCGTCGTTTGCTGGCAAAATCCTTGCCCACCAAGCGGGCAACCTTCATTGTTGATGCAAAGATGCTCCTGCGTTTTGCCGTCTCAAGCGAAACGAATATGAACCTGCACGCTGATCAGGCTCTGGCGGCCTTGGCTGAAATGTCCTAA
- a CDS encoding RNA methyltransferase, with product MIVHLSDALDPRVSDYVSLTDVQLRKAKEPAEGLYIAESPKVLRRALAAGHRPRSXFLAEKWLPDMADVLAQFNDVPAFVGTAAIMEEITGFNLHRGAMAAMHRPEPADLQGLLASARRVAVLEDITDHTNIGAIFRNAAALGVDAVLVSPRCADPLYRRSIRVSMGAVFQVPWARFSQWPGGLECLHEAGFITAALALVEESLTIAQLAARNDXKLALILGTEGDGLSAQTLAAAQHAVMIPMHAGVDSLNVGAASAVAFFATEPI from the coding sequence ATGATCGTTCATCTCAGCGACGCGCTGGATCCCCGCGTTAGTGACTACGTCTCCTTGACCGATGTGCAGCTGCGCAAGGCTAAGGAACCCGCCGAGGGCCTGTATATCGCCGAAAGTCCCAAGGTGCTCCGACGCGCCCTGGCAGCAGGGCACAGGCCGCGCTCCTTNTTCCTGGCCGAGAAGTGGCTGCCGGACATGGCCGATGTTCTGGCCCAGTTCAACGATGTTCCGGCTTTTGTAGGCACGGCGGCCATTATGGAAGAAATCACCGGTTTTAACCTGCACCGCGGTGCCATGGCAGCCATGCACAGGCCCGAGCCAGCTGACCTGCAAGGACTGCTCGCCAGTGCGCGCCGGGTGGCTGTGCTTGAAGACATCACCGATCACACCAACATCGGTGCCATCTTCCGTAATGCGGCAGCGCTGGGNGTGGATGCTGTGCTGGTGAGCCCCCGTTGCGCAGACCCACTGTACCGCCGCAGCATTAGGGTCAGCATGGGTGCAGTGTTCCAAGTCCCGTGGGCACGGTTTTCGCAGTGGCCTGGCGGGCTTGAGTGCCTTCATGAGGCAGGATTTATTACGGCGGCACTGGCCCTGGTGGAAGAATCGTTGACTATTGCCCAGCTTGCCGCACGTAACGATGANAAACTTGCACTGATCCTTGGCACCGAAGGCGATGGTCTCAGCGCCCAAACGCTGGCAGCAGCCCAGCACGCTGTCATGATTCCCATGCATGCAGGGGTGGATTCACTCAATGTTGGAGCTGCCAGTGCGGTTGCCTTCTTTGCCACCGAGCCTATCTGA